GCCCGCCGCGCCCGGCGCCGTCGTCGCGCTCCGCGGCCGCTTCGAGATACTCTCCCTCGCCGGCACCTTCCTGCCCGGGCCCTCGCCGCCGGGGTCCACCGGGCTCACCGTGTACCTCGCCGGCGGGCAGGGGCAGGTGGTCGGGGGCAGCGTCGTGGGCGCGCTCACCGCCGCGGGGCCCGTCATGGTGATCGCCTCCACCTTCGCCAACGCCACATACGAGCGGCTGCCGCTGGACGACGCCGAGGAGGACCACCAGCTGGAGGCCGCCCGCACGCACGGAGCCCCCGGCGATGGCGTGGTTCCTCCGATGATGGCCGGCGACCCCTCCACGGGGGCCATGCCGATGTACGGCGTGCCGCCGAACCTGATGGCGCCGGGAGGCGGTGGGCATGCGGCGCCGGAATGGGCGGCGCATGCACGGCCGCCCTACTAGCTATCTAGCATCAATCAATCAGGACTTCAGGAGTCGTCCATCTGTCGACGTTTCCAAGCATCAAAATCAGCTCCTTTCCTCATCGATCCTCATCTAAATCCATCCTACCAATAACTATAGAGAACTTGCATAGCACATATTTAGCAGCTGGTAATTGACTAGAATTAATATCTGCTTTTGCTTTAATTTGCTTATCTGCCAAAAACCATCTGGAGTTGCTTGCTCCAATTCATGTATGAGGGATCATAAACGAGCTCCGTTTACTGCCTGCAGATTGGTTAGTGATCATACGGTAAAAACAAAACTCTCCAAGTGTATCACTCTCTTATATATATACCCCGTTTCTCTGATtattacatgtatatatatcctcCCTGCATAATTAATTCACAAAGTTGCTTCAGCTTAACTAGCACAAGAAGCCTGACATTGCTGAGAAATATTGATAATATGATTAATTCCATATTTAAAAGCGAGATTAACCAGTTTTGGTTGGTATTTATCAATGTATACAATATACTTATGAAATTGAAAACTTCTGTCTGATTGAACTAAACTTTAATTGAGTCATTTTCAGCAAATTTTACTCGCTTAATGGTGCTCATCCTTTGGTTACATGAATCCCATTCCACATTCCTAGCCATGTGTGGTAATTTCGTTAAGTTTACAGGACTTGTGATTCACATGCATGATCCCCAAACATAGGAATAGGACAGATGACACGAGAGTTTGGTATAACGAAATGTTTTTTATACATGACTGTATATCGATAAGCAATAGTAGTGGGTGATAGCCTTGTAGCACCAAATGATTTTTTTTAAGGTTTAAGTGCATTCTCTATATTGTTGTCATAGACAGGAGGAAAAGCCCCCAACATGTTAAAACTTCAAAAGTTTGATTGACCGAACCACTACAGGTAACAAAACATAAAGGCAAGTTTGAGTGTCCAAATTCATGTTTTGACCGTAGATCTCCTGCGTAATGCTTTGAAACATGTATTTGGTGGTGGCTATTTCATGTGGAGTAACATAAATTATGTATTACTCGTATTAAACTAATTATTGGTCAAAGCTTTTATTTTGAATAGTCAAAGTAAGTCAGTACGGTGTGTATATATACTACTCTGGCATGAGATATATTTGTCAGTAGAGTATACAATGGCGTGGTCCAATATTCGTCTCGCTCGCGTGCTTGCACCGGACAGATCGATATGAAAAGAGGTTGAGTAGCTAGCAGCTGCCCCACATGGAATCAAAATTTAAATCTGAAAGCAAATTGATCCTAGTGCACATTGGTGTTGATTTCTTTGATCCTGAATGAACATAGTACCATCCTATGTAGGAGTAGCTAGCTAGGGGACAGATCGATATGCTGGCTGGTTATTAGAACTGCATGCATGCTTCCGTTATTCTACGCTCATGCACAATatatgtactcccttcgttcttaaatataagtctttttaaaggtccactaatagactacatatggatgtatatagattatacattcactcattttacttcgtatgtagacttctagtaaaatctcttaaaagacttatatttaggaacggagggagtagtagagaGATATGCACTGGATTTGTTGTTTGAAGGATTAACAAAAGCGGATGCAACCAACATCGTTATTATCTTTGAGTTACCTGTATGTTTTTGGTAATGTTATCTGGTGAACGTCAGCTAGGAGGGAGATGTCAAGCGAACGTTTTTTCTTTTCGAACGATGGCAATTTTGAACCAAAAATGTCTTCTTCCGTATCGTTCGAAGTTGTCATGTTATTTTGAAGAAGTTGTCATCCCCTCATGAGTAAAATTGCGAGCGAAATCGTTTGAAATGCCATCCTATCCCGTGAACGTTCGCTAGCTAAGGGGATCCATGTTTATTTTACTTACCGTAATTATTTTCTTTGTCGGTGGAGATGCATAGTTGCAAAATATTGCAAACCATTCATTTTTATTATATCGTTCATATTGCAAAATATGCACAATTAAAATACAACCACTTGTCATTTGTTCTAGACTCTTCCGTACATGCATAAACTCTCCAAGATTTTTCTTTCAACAGAATTGGCATTTATTTTTACTCTacgaatttatttatttatttattggttCAAAGATATGGCAGCATCTTTCTAAAGTCCATTTTCCTTTGCGGATGGAGCACTTAGCTATTCTTATACTTCcccgtctcaaaataaatgtcgCGGATTTAATACCAAATTAATACAATTTTATACTAAATCAACTACATTTATTCTAGGACGAAGGGAGCATACTTTACATGAATTTGGTGTAGTATATACCACACAGATTAAATGAGCGACGTGACTAAAAACTAAATCTTATATTTCATGGATATGCAACTTCAAAACTAATACATTAGTACATTGTAACCTGATTTGTCATACTTACTCTCACGTGCAACTTATTAGCTAGtacagagagaagagagagaaag
This genomic stretch from Hordeum vulgare subsp. vulgare chromosome 6H, MorexV3_pseudomolecules_assembly, whole genome shotgun sequence harbors:
- the LOC123402961 gene encoding AT-hook motif nuclear-localized protein 20-like yields the protein MANRWWDEGRLAEAPAASNQNQQQLEEAMAMAATKVDGESSHSGGGSGQDEEPKEGAVVMVVPANRRPRGRPAGSKNKPKPPIFVTRDSPNALRSHVMEVAAGADVADSIAHFSRRRQRGVCVLSGAGTVADVALRQPAAPGAVVALRGRFEILSLAGTFLPGPSPPGSTGLTVYLAGGQGQVVGGSVVGALTAAGPVMVIASTFANATYERLPLDDAEEDHQLEAARTHGAPGDGVVPPMMAGDPSTGAMPMYGVPPNLMAPGGGGHAAPEWAAHARPPY